A window of Cheilinus undulatus linkage group 1, ASM1832078v1, whole genome shotgun sequence contains these coding sequences:
- the vegfd gene encoding vascular endothelial growth factor D isoform X2 has translation MELVLLHAPEFLFCLYTSNFQCCLCIKLSKSPVTNSQREKEEIREEWEKKVRSASSLDELLMLADFPDWKLWKCRLRLQQPETLSSLPSAGSHRSTRYAAESYSLEILKAIDEEWQRTQCMPRETCVDVAKELGTDPSMFFKPPCVSVYRCSGCCNQEGVTCRNTTVEYVNKTVLSVIPYKFVPEPVLIKVANHTECRCMEPAIIRRNAQPGSSSGCSPMSQLSSSEDSRRLCASGLIWDCSTDRCIPYPSSAPEFPLSSWMPDCEIDVDRCDCLPRTVPPLQTRPIHRCHLNSSICAHRNQRFDPNSCRCRYPK, from the exons ATGGAACTTGTGCTTCTGCATGCTCCTGAGTTTCTTTTCTGCCTGTACACCTCTAATTTTCAGTGTTGTCTGTGCATTAAGCTAAGT AAATCTCCTGTAACCAACTCTCAAAGGGAAAAGGAGGAA ataaggGAGGAATGGGAGAAGAAAGTCCGCTCAGCCTCCAGCCTGGATGAGCTGCTGATGCTCGCAGACTTTCCTGACTGGAAGTTGTGGAAATGTCGTCTGAGACTGCAGCAGCCAGAGACCCTCTCCTCCCTGCCTTCAGCAGGATCACACCGCTCCACACGCTACGCTGCCGAGTCTTACAGCCTGGAGATACTCAAAG CCATTGATGAAGAGTGGCAGCGGACTCAGTGTATGCCGAGGGAAACCTGCGTAGATGTGGCCAAGGAGCTGGGAACAGACCCCTCAATGTTCTTCAAGCCCccctgtgtgtctgtgtacaG GTGCAGTGGTTGCTGCAATCAAGAGGGCGTCACCTGCAGAAACACAACGGTTGAATACGTGAATAAAACT GTTCTAAGTGTCATTCCATACAAGTTTGTTCCAGAACCAGTGCTTATAAAAGTAGCTAATCACACAGAGTGCAGGTGCATGGAGCCCGCTATAATACGGCGTAATGCTCAACCTGGCAGCAGCAGTGG CTGTTCTCCGATGAGCCAGCTGTCAAGCTCAGAGGACTCCAGGAGACTTTGTGCCAGTGGGTTGATTTGGGATTGTTCAACAGACAGATGCATACCCTACCCTTCCAGTGCACCAG AGTTCCCACTCAGCTCATGGATGCCTGACTGTGAGATAGATGTGGATCGCTGCGATTGTCTTCCTAGAACTGTGCCGCCTCTCCAGACGAGACCAATCCACCGCTGTCATCTGAACTCCTCCATCTGTGCCCACAGGAATCAGCGTTTTGATCCAAACTCCTGCAG ATGCAGATATCCCAAGTAG
- the vegfd gene encoding vascular endothelial growth factor D isoform X1, with protein sequence MRMKMSRTLCRLSCLVTLVVELSWIDVGYSMYGQAGSRKSPVTNSQREKEEIREEWEKKVRSASSLDELLMLADFPDWKLWKCRLRLQQPETLSSLPSAGSHRSTRYAAESYSLEILKAIDEEWQRTQCMPRETCVDVAKELGTDPSMFFKPPCVSVYRCSGCCNQEGVTCRNTTVEYVNKTVLSVIPYKFVPEPVLIKVANHTECRCMEPAIIRRNAQPGSSSGCSPMSQLSSSEDSRRLCASGLIWDCSTDRCIPYPSSAPEFPLSSWMPDCEIDVDRCDCLPRTVPPLQTRPIHRCHLNSSICAHRNQRFDPNSCRCRYPK encoded by the exons atgaggatgaagatgagCCGGACTCTGTGCAGACTGTCCTGCCTGGTGACTCTGGTGGTGGAGCTGAGCTGGATAGATGTTGGATACAGCATGTACGGACAGGCAGGGAGCAGG AAATCTCCTGTAACCAACTCTCAAAGGGAAAAGGAGGAA ataaggGAGGAATGGGAGAAGAAAGTCCGCTCAGCCTCCAGCCTGGATGAGCTGCTGATGCTCGCAGACTTTCCTGACTGGAAGTTGTGGAAATGTCGTCTGAGACTGCAGCAGCCAGAGACCCTCTCCTCCCTGCCTTCAGCAGGATCACACCGCTCCACACGCTACGCTGCCGAGTCTTACAGCCTGGAGATACTCAAAG CCATTGATGAAGAGTGGCAGCGGACTCAGTGTATGCCGAGGGAAACCTGCGTAGATGTGGCCAAGGAGCTGGGAACAGACCCCTCAATGTTCTTCAAGCCCccctgtgtgtctgtgtacaG GTGCAGTGGTTGCTGCAATCAAGAGGGCGTCACCTGCAGAAACACAACGGTTGAATACGTGAATAAAACT GTTCTAAGTGTCATTCCATACAAGTTTGTTCCAGAACCAGTGCTTATAAAAGTAGCTAATCACACAGAGTGCAGGTGCATGGAGCCCGCTATAATACGGCGTAATGCTCAACCTGGCAGCAGCAGTGG CTGTTCTCCGATGAGCCAGCTGTCAAGCTCAGAGGACTCCAGGAGACTTTGTGCCAGTGGGTTGATTTGGGATTGTTCAACAGACAGATGCATACCCTACCCTTCCAGTGCACCAG AGTTCCCACTCAGCTCATGGATGCCTGACTGTGAGATAGATGTGGATCGCTGCGATTGTCTTCCTAGAACTGTGCCGCCTCTCCAGACGAGACCAATCCACCGCTGTCATCTGAACTCCTCCATCTGTGCCCACAGGAATCAGCGTTTTGATCCAAACTCCTGCAG ATGCAGATATCCCAAGTAG